The region CACTTGTGGTAACCAAACCACAATAGTCACAACACTTAGTACTATCCATATTCCGATAGATCCCTTCCATCCCATTTCTGTGAACTTACCTAAGCTAATACTAAACCCTGCTGCTAATGCTGCTGTAAGGTTCATCGCTACAGAGTATATTCCCATCATCGTACCAACGTTCTTCTGGTAGTTATTTTTGATGTATGCAGGCATTAATACATTCCCTACTGTGATAGCAATACCTACTAAAGCCGCTCCTAAAAACAGAGTAACTAAACTTCCATAAGGTCTAATCACTAATCCTATACTCAATAAGATTAATGAGACTAATAAGACTATTTCCATTCCGTAACGACGTGATATCCTAGGCACCATACTCGACAAAAATCCAAATGCCATCAGTGGTATTGTAGTCACTAAACCTGCTGTAGTATTAGATAACGCAAGGGACTTGCTTATCTCACTGATCACAGGACCTACAGAAGTTAGGGGAGCTCTAAGATTAGAAGCGATGAAGATTATCCCTAATAACATCAGTATCTTCTTCATCTTAGAAGTTTCTTCTATATAATTTTCCATTGTTGTTTGTTTTAAAAAATGTGTATTGTTATTATAGGGTACAAAAATAAAAGCTAATAAATGATTATATTCGCCATATATCATAACTAAAACGACAAGTATGAGTAAACCCCAGTTAGTAGATCAAGTTGAGAAGAAAGGGTTCTCTTGGCATGCGGAACTATGGAAGCACAACAATGAGTTTCACCATCACAAGAAAGCCCAACTCGTATATGTAGAATCAGGATATCAATATCTACATGTTGAATCATGCCAATTCTTATTGCCTCAAAACCACGTAGCCTATATTCCATCCAATATGCCACATAAGACTACACATGCTTCTGAACACGTATCACTGCGTACGCTATACTTTGATGTGGATGACTTACCTCTGTTTTACGATAAATTATACCTGTTCTCTATACCAAGTGTACTAAGAGAAATGATTATGTATACTGAAAAGTGGTCTATGAATATGGAATATGAGGAGAGTGAACAAACTTTCTTAAGAGCCATCTTATTAGAGCTTCCCTCTTTCGTGCAAAATGCTGTACCGCTTATCACTCCTGTACCGCGTACAAAAGTATTACTGGATGCTACAGCATATATTCACAAACATTATCAAGCAACTATAACCATAGATGAGTTGGCAGAATTGTGCTTTATGAGTGTGCGTACCTTAGAACGTCAATTCAAAAAAGAAACAGGCATAAGCATCGCCAAATATATACAGATGATGCGTATCATTAAATCAATAGAGTTACTCAGTGAAGGACAACATACTATTAGCGAAATAGCATTATCTGTAGGGTATAATAGTGCACAATCATATAGTAATGTATTCACTAAACTTATAGGTCAACGTCCCACTGAGTTTATGCAACAGAGTCTTACTCTATAATCAAACTACTATTCTAAATGAACGGATAACCTAAGACTGCGACCAATAAAAAAAGTCGGTTTATAACAAACCGACTTTTTTTATTTAAAAACAATACTTCTTAGTAATCTAAAGAATCTTCAGGAGCATCTGATATTTTAATTTGAGTAAACTCTGGATAATTAACTAAAAAATCCTTTTTTAGTGCATATCCTATAGATTGTCTCGTACCAGAACTTCCATTAAATACAGAAGGAGATCCCTTTAGCCATTTTGTTTCATACACTTTGGCATCTGTCTTTGCATCTTTTACTGTTATTTTAGCATGACGTTTACTCTTACTGTATTTATAAACTTGTACTTCAAGTACAAAATCAGCATCTTCTTTAATACTAACTAACTTACATGTAGAGAAGCGTCTGAATTCAGAGAGCGCCATTCTCTTTGCATCCTCTCCATTTACATTTACCTTATTTTCGGTATCGACAAACTCTATATAAAACTTAGAATCTTTCGTTAAAGTAGGTGCTATGGTTGTACTTATTTCTAGGCAATCACTAGAAATAGTAGATTCTACAGCATGTGATAGAGTGCCTATCAATAAAAATGTTGTACTTAATAATATAGACTTTTTCATATTGTGTAAATAGTGATTTTGTTTGATATATTTTCTCTTTCAAAGCAAATACATTTTTTAAGACTAATCATAATAATTTTTAAACAATAAAAAAGCCAATCTTTTCAATTAGCTTTGTATTCTATACTTGTAATTAGTTTACAAGTGGTAAGAATCCGTATTCTTTAGCATAACGCAACATTTGCTCTTCGAATGATTTAGGTTGTTCTACTTTATAATCAGTAACTTCTCCTTTATCGTTCTTCACAGGCACAATGTATGGGTTAACAAATCCTCTATATGGAGCAGAATTAAACTTAGCATTACGCGTTAATACTTCTTTGTGTATCGCTTGATCTACTTTTACACCATAAGTTTCTACTAACTCTTGTCCTGCTTTATAATCTCCCTCAGACTTGATACGTTGTGTCTCTTTTAAAAGTTGTCCAAACAAGTCGTGTAATTTATCATAGTCAGTAATGTTATAGTATGTCTTACCATCACGAACTACTTTCTCTATTACATTGTCTTTCTTACCTTTTTCAAATACCCAAGCACTCACCCATTGGCGATTTCTCATGTGTGCTTCTTCGATATCAGCTCCTGGCTCTAAACGCACTAACTGAGTCATTAACCCGTTGCGGATATAACCATCATAAGCTGCTTTACCTACCGACTTCCAATCATCTACTAATCCTAACTCTTGTAACTTAGGACTGTATAAATAGAATAAACCTACTAAGTCAGCACGTCCTTCTTCTAAAGTAGAAGCATAACTTTTTAAAGTCTCTTTAGGTTGTCCCACTCCTTTGTTAATTTGTCCAGATGCATGCCCGATTACTTCGTGAAGCGCAGTGTGTAATTTATCTGCTAACTCTCCATACTTCTCTTCTAACTTTAATTCTTCTTCATCGTGAACGAACTCTTTTAATTTGTCCGAACCACCTGCATGGTTATAAGAATCGATAATATTACCTAATGAGATTGATTTAGAACCGTGTTCTGCTCTAATCCAGTCAGCATTTGGTAAGTTCACTCCAATAGGTGTACTTGGAGATGCGTCACCTGCTTCTGATGCTACGATAACAGTCTTATAAGTAACACCTTTAACGTTTTTCTTTTTATGAGCATCCATTAATGGAGAGTTATCCTCAAACCATTGTGCTGATTGAGAGATCACAGCCATCTTTTTAGACATATCAAAGTCGTTAATTTGCACCACGCTTTCATAAGATCCTTTATGACCTAATGGATCTGCATATACCTCAATAAATCCATTGTTATAATCGATATTTCCTTTTGTAGCCTTTACCCAAGCGACGTTATAATCATCCCAAGTCTTCAAATCTCCAGTTTGGTAATATTTGATTAATAATTTAAGTGCATCTCCTTGTTCTTTATTCTCTGCTACAGTTACTGCTTTTTCTAACCAAAAGATAATTTGATCAATTGCTTTACCATACATTCCTCCACTCTTCCATAATTTCTCTACTAACTTACCATTCTCTTTAACTACTTTAGAGTTCAAACCAGTAGATAATGGGCGGTCTGGATCAGGGCTTTTCATCGCTCCATAGAACGCTTCTACTTCATCTTCTGTGATACCTTCACCATAGAAATTAACAGCAGATCCCTTCACAAGTCCTTTTGCCAAGTCAAGGTTTACCTTTTTATTATCTACGTTATTAAATAAAATATTAGAGATATTTTGATCTAACACTGTATTTGTTTCTTTCAATAAAATAGAAAAATACGCTTGAGAAAACCCTGGTTTAATCTTATCATTAGAATAATGGTGGTGAATACCATTAGAGAACCATACGCGTTTAACATATGTAACGAACTCTTTCCAGTCTTCAGACTCTTTATCACCTTTATAATTTTCGTACACATTCTCTAATGCTTTACGAATAGTCAAGTTGTGCTTATAGTTCTGATCCCAGATGATATCACGTCCAGCATATCCTGCTTGACTTAAATAATAAACTAACTCTTTCTCTTTTAATGTCAAGTTCTCCCATCCAGGTATCTGGTATTTTAATACCTCGATATCTCCAAATTGATCAATACTATATTCAAATTGTTCTGTATCTGCCACTCCTTCAGTTCCTTTTTCAGTTCCTTTTTTTTCTCCGCATGATAGTGCCATAGCAGAAGCTATCACAATACACGCCATTGTGTTTAATTTCATATTATAGTTTTTATATTGTGTCTAGACAAATATATACATATTGCCTATAACGAATCTATTAAATCGTCTGCAAAATTATATACAAGCCTATTTCTTTAAATAATCATCAGCAAAATGAGTATCTGAATTAGGGTTGTCAAACTTGGCCTGGTTGTAAGCATTTGACTTGTTCTTAGGAATACTAAGGGACTGCCATTCAGCATTGCGTATCATTTTACCAATAAATATAATCTGACCTATGTGATAAGGATAATGCGCTAACTGTCTATAAAATGCTTCTGCTACAGTATGATCTTGATTGCGAATCTTAATGATACACTGTATATTTTCTTCATCTATACTATCAATAGTTGCAAACAATACATTCCACGCCTTATCCCAATTAGTAATTAACTCATGTCTGTTGTATACTCCATCTGCAAACTCTTCATCTCTATTTCTCCAAGTTTTCTCACCATCTTCAGTAAAGAAGTTAGTAAAACGCGAAAGTAGATTACCCGTGATATGACGCATGATCATAGCTATTGAATTACCTTCCTCATTTAGCTTGAGATTCAATTCATCTTGAGATAAGAGTAAGACGGTCTTATCAACCATCTGTCTGTAGTATTCGAATTGCTTGCGAATACCCGCTAATTCTTGTAATGTCATAATTGGTGTTTTATGGGGTTGTTTTGTTCTTTGGTTTCTTGGTTAAGCGTACTTGCAATGTACTATTTATAGTAGAAATACTTCGATTAAAGGCAAAAAAAAATAACCCGAAGGTTATTTTTTCTTTACTAAAGGATGATTAAGCCCTTTTACATTATTGTTTATAACATCATATGTTTTTAGATGTTTAAATAGCTCTGTTAGGTTTCTAAAGCCATAATCTCTAGCGTCAAAACTAGGATTAAGCTTACGAAGGTTACCTCCTACAGTAGCAATATATGCTTCTACCTCCTCGTCTACAGACATATCGAAAGCTTTATCTATCAGTCTATATTCTTTCTTCGTTAACGCTTTAGTATCGTCATCATCATCGGAATCCGTTTTCTTAACAATTCCACTTGCTCCTTTACTAACAATAACCTCTTTAGGCATCAGCGTCTCACAGTAAGTAAATATCTCACAGGATTGAACGAAAGCATTTGGAGTTTTTTTCTCTCCTACTCCCATCACGAAGATTCCTTCTTCTCTAATGCGCTTTGCTAACCCCGTATAATCACTATCACTTGATACGATACAGAATCCATCTACCATCTTATCATGTAGAATGTCCATTGCATCAATAATCAGTGAACTATCAGTAGAGTTCTTTCCACTAGTATAATTAAACTTCTGTATAGGCGAAAATGATAAATCATTTAATAAATCCTTCCAGCTATTCATTTGCGGTGTTGTCCAATCCCCATAAATACGACGGACAGTCACCTTTCCATATTTAGAAACTTCTTCTAAAATCTTATCTAACAACTTAGCTTGTGCATTATCACCATCCACTAAGATTGCTATATTATTGTTTTGTTTTTCCATCTTATTTTCCTTTTCGAAAGCTCTAAAATACGAAAATAGACCTATCTAATAAAGAGTAATAACAAAAACATAACTAAATAGAGTCAAAAAATTAGTCTATTAAAGTAAAACTTCCTGTAACATACTGACTCTCTCGGTTGCCATCTTTACCATCATAAGACCAAAACGCAGTGACTTCCCCCGTTTTAGTATTAATAATTTGGCTTACTGTGAAACCGTCTTTTTCTATCCAGTTTAAAAAATGTAGATTGTTAGATAGTTGTTTATAACTCAACTTTTCATCTCCCTCATTTTTCACTCCATCTTCTCCTATAGTACTCCAATGTAACGTTTCTGCATCAGTATAAGTAATTGTAGCTTTCATCTCTGGAAACTGTATTTCAGCTTTATGCCCAATAAGGGTACTAGTGTGGCTAGCACTAGTACTGTTTGTTGTTTCCTTTGAAATAGATTCTTTTGAGTTATTAGACTGACACGCTCCTAAAAATAAAGTAATGGATACTGAAGCGTATAATATCTTGGTTTTCATTGTTCTATATTTAAGTACAAAAATACTTTGTCTCTAAATCATAAACATTGAACTACTTCAATAAATTACATTTTCTTCTTACTGCGTATTTTACTCAAGAACTCTTGAGAAATTCCTAGATAAGAAGCAATCTGAATATTAGTCAATCTCTTTAATAGTGAAGGATAGCGATTACAGAAATACTCATACTCCTCCGTAGCGTTCATAGATAATTTATTAATTATCCGCCGTTGGAGTGCAGCACATTCTTGCTGTGTCATACGTCTATAAATCCGTTCTAATCCAGATACCTGATCATACAACGCCTCCTTTACTTCTTTTGTTATAAACAAGATTTCACTGTCTTCTAAAGCTTGTATACTTGTCCTAGAGGGCAGTCCATTATTGTAACTCTCCAAATCTGATATCCACCAATCTTCTATAGAAAAGTGAATAATATGTTCATCTCCTTTATCGTCTAAACAATATTTTTTAAAACATCCTTGTATAACAAAAGCTTCAAAATCACATACCTCTCCCGCCTTTAATAAATAATCTTTCTTTTTGACATGTACAGTCTGAAAAGAAGCGAGTATAAGCTCCTTCTCTTCTGTAGTTAATATCACTCCTTTGCGTTCGAAATTATCTATTAATGAGGCTTTATCCATTGAGTACTTTTTTACTTTATAATTTTTACAGTTAACTATTATAACTTTTATTTACATAGTAACCTACTATTTATCTTTCTTAAAATCTGCTTGTAATACACTTTACATATCATTTATACCGATTTTAAACTACACATACAGTACTAATATACAACTAGTTAAAAAATAAATTGCATTATTTTTAAAAAAACAATTACTTAATGTTGTAACAATTTAATCAAAACTATGACTATTATAGTAACCTTAATCAAATATAAAATAAACTTAACTTAATAACTATTATGAAACTTAAACTAAGTGTCATCCTTTTCCTTACGATGGTTTGCTCTATATATGCGCAACAAAAAGGAAAAATAACAGGGATCATCTTTGATACGACTGTAAACCAATCAGTCCCTTATGCTACTATTTCTCTTAAATCAGGAGAAAATATAGTAACAGGAGTTATGTCTGAAGACAATGGTAAGTTCGAATTAACTGCTCCTTTAAGTAAATATACTTTAGAGGTACAGTTTATCGGATACCAAACGTACACAAAAGAATTTGAGCTAAAAGAAGCTACTTATAACTTTGGTACTATAAACTTAACTCCAGAAGCAACTACTTTAGAAGGAGTAAACATTATCGCAGAACAATCTACAATAGAACAAAAGATAGATAGAAAAGTAATCAATGTAGGTAGAGACCTAACTACTGCTGGTGCTACAGCGGGAGAGATTATGAATAATATCCCTTCTGTAAACGTAGACAAAGATGGTAAAATCTCTCTTAGAGGAAATGAAAATGTACGTATCCTAATTGATGGACGCCCTACTAATATGTCTTCTGAGCAAGTATTAAAACAAATCCCTTCTACGTCTATTAAGAGTATAGAGTTAATCACTAACCCTAGTGCAAAGTATAATCCTGAAGGTATGTCTGGTATCATTAATATTGTATTGCACAAAAATACAATGGACGGTTTTAATGGTTCTATAGACACAGGTACAACTTTTGCTCATTATACAAAGAACTCTAATTCTGTTAACTTAAACTATAGACAGGGAAAACTGAATTTTTATGGTAACGGTAGCTATTCTTACTCACAGGGTAAAAACCAAGGTGATATGATGCGCTATGACTTAATGTCTCCTACAGAGATTCGCATAAAATCTATCAATAAAAATTACCTATATAAAGTAGGGATGGATTACTATATAAATGACAACAATACTTTATCGTTCTATACTAATCAAAGTACTAATGATGGAAATACAAAATTAAGAAATGCTACTATTTACCCAGCTAATCAGTTTGAAGATATTCATCAATTTACAAGATATACTGGTACGAATAAATATAGCTCTTATAACTTAGCATATAAACACTTATTTGAAAAGAAAGGCCATACTCTAGATATTGAAGGTAACCATAGTCGTAATAAATCTGATAACGATGGAGATTATAATACTACGTATGGTACAAATCCTAATCAGTTCTATCAAGATAATAGTGATAACAAAAACAACTTAACTACCGTTAATATTGATTATGTAAACCCTTTAAATGATCATACTAAATTAGAACTAGGTGCAGAAGCTAGAATCTCTAGAGCTGATAACTCATTTAATTCTAACAATTCACTTTCAGCAGTTGATACTCGTAATATTAATAATAAATACGACCAAGATATTTACTCTGCTTATGTAACATTTGGTCAGACCTATGGGAAATTTAATTACCAATTAGGTACCAGATTAGAAAGCTATAAAGTAGAATCTACTTTAAATGGTAAAAGCAATTTTAAAGATGATTATTTGACATTATACCCTTCTGTTTATTTAGGATATACGATGACTGATAACGATATGTTTAACTTAAGTTACAGTAGACGTGTAGACAGACCTAGTATCAATCAAACTAACCCTGTAAGACAATTCTCAACTCCATTAATGACAATGGTGGGTAACCCTGAGTTAAAACCTCAATTCACTAATTCTGTTGAACTAAACTACACTAGAATGTTTATGAACAAAAGCAGCGTAACTGCGGGAGTTTACTACAGAAGAATTAACAAGGAAATCAATCAAGTAATCTATGATGATCCAGAAAATGATAACCCTAATGCATTATTAATGACATTTGACAACTACAAATCAAATGATGCTTATGGATTTGAACTTTCTGCTAATATAAAATTAACTGCATGGTGGGATATGCAACCAGCTATTGATTTCTCAAGTATTAAACAATCTGGTTATGTATCTAAACTAAACACTACAACATCTAGTATGGATTTAGTAGAACGCAATATTACTGCTAGCGCCTTTAATGCTCGTTTAAACAGTAACTTTAAAGCTACTAAGAACTTAAGATTTAACTTATTTGGATTCTATAGAGGTCCTGTAGATGGTATCACTATGGATTCTAAAGAAATGTACAAAATAGATGCAGGTGCTAGATATGCTTTATTAGATAATAAATTAAGTATTAGTGCTAGATTTAGTGATATATTCAATACGATGAAATTTAAATATACTTCTGAATATCCTTATCCTTCTAGTGGTCAATTTACTTGGGAAAGTAGATCAGTATACTTGGGAGTAAATTATACTTTCGGAGGTGGAAAAGGACGTGCACTACAAAGAAAAAACAGAGATACAAACACTAAACAAAGTGGTGGTACTGGTGGAGGTTTATTCTAATAAACTAACAATGTTACACTAAACAATATTTTTTCAATTATTACTAAAAAAAGCTGTTGTCTCAATTGAGATAACAGCTTTTTTGTTTGAGAGAATTCTTTACTTTTTATGTTTACTAAGAAACGTTGTCACTACTGACAAGGCATTTTCTCTTACTTCTTGATGTGATAAAAACAAATCGTGTATTCCATCCTTGATACGTACTTTCTGAACATTGGCTCCCAATCTTGCTCCTATTTTTTCTATATCCTTAACATTGAGAACAATATCAGATGATTGAGAAGATGCTGTCCATTTAGAAGGGTTTCCTGACTGCTCACTATACATCAGTAAAATAGGAAAATCCTCATGTAGCACTACTTCTTGTATCAATTCTTGAGCATGCTGCACTGCTAATATCCAAGCATAATAAACTGGAAAAGGCTTGACAGGCTTCCAATCTGTATTATACTCCCATTCGCCATTATATGTTTTTAAAAGTGACTTACCATATATATCAGACATCTGATCATTAGAAGCATACATATCTTTTGCCACTTTCTTTTTTGCTACGACACCTATAAAAGGTTTCATATAAAAGGAAACATTAAAATCCAAGAAAGGTGAATTAAGCATCAATCCGCTTAACCGCTCCTTAAGCAAACCAAACATACTATAATACGTTGCCAACAACCCTCCAGTACTATGCCCTAATAGATACAATGTAGTACTGGGTTTAGCTTTTAAGATAT is a window of Myroides oncorhynchi DNA encoding:
- a CDS encoding MoaF-related domain-containing protein yields the protein MKTKILYASVSITLFLGACQSNNSKESISKETTNSTSASHTSTLIGHKAEIQFPEMKATITYTDAETLHWSTIGEDGVKNEGDEKLSYKQLSNNLHFLNWIEKDGFTVSQIINTKTGEVTAFWSYDGKDGNRESQYVTGSFTLID
- a CDS encoding Crp/Fnr family transcriptional regulator translates to MDKASLIDNFERKGVILTTEEKELILASFQTVHVKKKDYLLKAGEVCDFEAFVIQGCFKKYCLDDKGDEHIIHFSIEDWWISDLESYNNGLPSRTSIQALEDSEILFITKEVKEALYDQVSGLERIYRRMTQQECAALQRRIINKLSMNATEEYEYFCNRYPSLLKRLTNIQIASYLGISQEFLSKIRSKKKM
- a CDS encoding dipeptidyl peptidase 3; translated protein: MKLNTMACIVIASAMALSCGEKKGTEKGTEGVADTEQFEYSIDQFGDIEVLKYQIPGWENLTLKEKELVYYLSQAGYAGRDIIWDQNYKHNLTIRKALENVYENYKGDKESEDWKEFVTYVKRVWFSNGIHHHYSNDKIKPGFSQAYFSILLKETNTVLDQNISNILFNNVDNKKVNLDLAKGLVKGSAVNFYGEGITEDEVEAFYGAMKSPDPDRPLSTGLNSKVVKENGKLVEKLWKSGGMYGKAIDQIIFWLEKAVTVAENKEQGDALKLLIKYYQTGDLKTWDDYNVAWVKATKGNIDYNNGFIEVYADPLGHKGSYESVVQINDFDMSKKMAVISQSAQWFEDNSPLMDAHKKKNVKGVTYKTVIVASEAGDASPSTPIGVNLPNADWIRAEHGSKSISLGNIIDSYNHAGGSDKLKEFVHDEEELKLEEKYGELADKLHTALHEVIGHASGQINKGVGQPKETLKSYASTLEEGRADLVGLFYLYSPKLQELGLVDDWKSVGKAAYDGYIRNGLMTQLVRLEPGADIEEAHMRNRQWVSAWVFEKGKKDNVIEKVVRDGKTYYNITDYDKLHDLFGQLLKETQRIKSEGDYKAGQELVETYGVKVDQAIHKEVLTRNAKFNSAPYRGFVNPYIVPVKNDKGEVTDYKVEQPKSFEEQMLRYAKEYGFLPLVN
- a CDS encoding alpha/beta hydrolase, with the translated sequence MNLHLTFDKYITHRHPFENDYEGKVVTTLIESRSNRTENRQTVLYIHGFCDYFFQYHLMDHLNENGIDFYAIDLRKYGRSLLEHQHPNYCKSLREYFTDIDYSIEYILKAKPSTTLYLLGHSTGGLLATYYSMFGLLKERLSGLMLNSPFLDFNVSFYMKPFIGVVAKKKVAKDMYASNDQMSDIYGKSLLKTYNGEWEYNTDWKPVKPFPVYYAWILAVQHAQELIQEVVLHEDFPILLMYSEQSGNPSKWTASSQSSDIVLNVKDIEKIGARLGANVQKVRIKDGIHDLFLSHQEVRENALSVVTTFLSKHKK
- a CDS encoding outer membrane beta-barrel family protein; this translates as MKLKLSVILFLTMVCSIYAQQKGKITGIIFDTTVNQSVPYATISLKSGENIVTGVMSEDNGKFELTAPLSKYTLEVQFIGYQTYTKEFELKEATYNFGTINLTPEATTLEGVNIIAEQSTIEQKIDRKVINVGRDLTTAGATAGEIMNNIPSVNVDKDGKISLRGNENVRILIDGRPTNMSSEQVLKQIPSTSIKSIELITNPSAKYNPEGMSGIINIVLHKNTMDGFNGSIDTGTTFAHYTKNSNSVNLNYRQGKLNFYGNGSYSYSQGKNQGDMMRYDLMSPTEIRIKSINKNYLYKVGMDYYINDNNTLSFYTNQSTNDGNTKLRNATIYPANQFEDIHQFTRYTGTNKYSSYNLAYKHLFEKKGHTLDIEGNHSRNKSDNDGDYNTTYGTNPNQFYQDNSDNKNNLTTVNIDYVNPLNDHTKLELGAEARISRADNSFNSNNSLSAVDTRNINNKYDQDIYSAYVTFGQTYGKFNYQLGTRLESYKVESTLNGKSNFKDDYLTLYPSVYLGYTMTDNDMFNLSYSRRVDRPSINQTNPVRQFSTPLMTMVGNPELKPQFTNSVELNYTRMFMNKSSVTAGVYYRRINKEINQVIYDDPENDNPNALLMTFDNYKSNDAYGFELSANIKLTAWWDMQPAIDFSSIKQSGYVSKLNTTTSSMDLVERNITASAFNARLNSNFKATKNLRFNLFGFYRGPVDGITMDSKEMYKIDAGARYALLDNKLSISARFSDIFNTMKFKYTSEYPYPSSGQFTWESRSVYLGVNYTFGGGKGRALQRKNRDTNTKQSGGTGGGLF
- a CDS encoding NYN domain-containing protein → MEKQNNNIAILVDGDNAQAKLLDKILEEVSKYGKVTVRRIYGDWTTPQMNSWKDLLNDLSFSPIQKFNYTSGKNSTDSSLIIDAMDILHDKMVDGFCIVSSDSDYTGLAKRIREEGIFVMGVGEKKTPNAFVQSCEIFTYCETLMPKEVIVSKGASGIVKKTDSDDDDDTKALTKKEYRLIDKAFDMSVDEEVEAYIATVGGNLRKLNPSFDARDYGFRNLTELFKHLKTYDVINNNVKGLNHPLVKKK
- a CDS encoding AraC family transcriptional regulator — encoded protein: MSKPQLVDQVEKKGFSWHAELWKHNNEFHHHKKAQLVYVESGYQYLHVESCQFLLPQNHVAYIPSNMPHKTTHASEHVSLRTLYFDVDDLPLFYDKLYLFSIPSVLREMIMYTEKWSMNMEYEESEQTFLRAILLELPSFVQNAVPLITPVPRTKVLLDATAYIHKHYQATITIDELAELCFMSVRTLERQFKKETGISIAKYIQMMRIIKSIELLSEGQHTISEIALSVGYNSAQSYSNVFTKLIGQRPTEFMQQSLTL
- a CDS encoding DUF1572 family protein, encoding MTLQELAGIRKQFEYYRQMVDKTVLLLSQDELNLKLNEEGNSIAMIMRHITGNLLSRFTNFFTEDGEKTWRNRDEEFADGVYNRHELITNWDKAWNVLFATIDSIDEENIQCIIKIRNQDHTVAEAFYRQLAHYPYHIGQIIFIGKMIRNAEWQSLSIPKNKSNAYNQAKFDNPNSDTHFADDYLKK